One genomic window of Silurus meridionalis isolate SWU-2019-XX chromosome 22, ASM1480568v1, whole genome shotgun sequence includes the following:
- the snx8a gene encoding sorting nexin-8a: MEGELNEGSVPVYYREVHQAISSRTDERVSIDVFQRLLKRTNLSVTIQNQITEHVDNGDGFLSKLSLYKALALIALAQQGKQPSPKLLENCIQEFPKPQLGDPKELQALRIQPAQENPLLMYLSLENLLGKDTIKVELIPEKKGLFLKHVEYQVTSERFKTSVYRRYSDFDVFHELLLHRFAYRMVPSLPPKRVLKSVLNSQSEREFIEGRRRGLGRFLNLVARHPFFSQDELVKIFLTFSGSDVQIKLRDSFKKMGDEFMTYTLATQVKEYLPSDIQVLFTTSRELIRNIHNSFQKLRDRAERMAERSKENSTDLLMFGKELSTLGCDPSPVPVLDSSKSMWADLRVSLHGFSSEFSLLSEKAAQQGRREEDDVVEKLNFFLDLLQSYRDLCERHEKGVLHEHQKALQKYSVMKRQMMSAAVQPKEQVSVEQLESRIVQQENAIQTMELRNYFSLFCVHQESQVIFAYLPITSHILGSFVNSQVQSHSEMGQVWNNLRSKLSGLFADSNGCQSPPLTPK; the protein is encoded by the exons ATGGAAGGGGAGCTCAATGAAG GATCGGTCCCTGTGTATTATAGGGAAGTGCATCAAGCTATCAGTAGTAGGACGGATGAACGTGTGTCAATCGATGTGTTCCAAAGACTCCTTAAGAGGACCAATCTCTCTGTCACCATACAGAACCAG ataaCAGAGCATGTAGATAATGGAGATGGTTTTCTAAGCAAGTTGTCACTCTATAAAGCCCTGGCGCTGATTGCCCTTGCTCAACAAGGCAAGCAGCCGAGCCCCAAACTCTTGGAGAACTGCATACAAG agtTCCCTAAACCTCAGCTGGGAGACCCAAAGGAGCTGCAGGCCCTGAGAATACAACCAGCTCAGGAGAATCCTCTTCTTATGTATTTATCTCTGGAGAACCTGCTAGGCAAGGACACTATAAAGGTGGAGCTCATCCCTGAGAAGAAAGGCCTGTTCCTCAAACATGTGGAGTATCAGGTCACCAGTGAA cGTTTCAAAACGTCCGTCTATCGGCGTTACAGCGACTTTGATGTCTTCCATGAGCTTTTGCTTCATAGGTTTGCCTACAGAATGGTGCCTTCCCTACCACCTAAAAGAGTGCTTAAATCAG TGTTGAACTCGCAGTCAGAGAGAGAGTTCATTGAAGGACGGCGACGTGGTTTGGGCAGATTTTTGAACCTCGTTGCCAGGCATCCCTTTTTCTCACAGGACGAGCTTGTTAAAATATTTCTCACATTCAGCGGCTCG GATGTCCAAATAAAGCTGCGGGATTCTTTCAAGAAAATGGGAGACGAGTTCATGACTTATACACTTGCAACACAAGTCAAG GAATACCTCCCTTCGGACATCCAGGTCCTGTTTACTACAAGCCGAGAGCTGATCAGAAATATCCACAACAGTTTTCAGAAACTGCGTGACCGAGCGGAAAGAATGGCAGAGCGGTCAAAGGAGAACTCTACAGATCTGCTCATGTTTGGGAAGGAGCTTAG TACATTGGGTTGTGATCCCTCACCCGTGCCTGTCTTGGACTCATCTAAGAGCATGTGGGCTGATTTGAGAGTTTCTCTTCATGGCTTTTCCTCTGAATTCTCCCTGTTATCAGAAAAAGCTGCCCAACAG ggaagaagagaagaggatgATGTGGTGGAAAAACTGAACTTCTTCCTGGATTTGCTGCAGTCGTACAGG GACTTGTGTGAGCGTCACGAAAAGGGTGTTCTACATGAGCACCAGAAGGCTCTTCAGAAGTACAGTGTGATGAAAAGACAGATGATGAGTGCAGCTGTGCAGCCAAAAGAACAGGTGTCTGTGGAGCAGCTAGAGTCCCGCATTGTCCAG CAGGAGAATGCAATCCAGACGATGGAGCTACGGAACTACTTTTCCCTGTTCTGTGTGCATCAGGAAAGTCAAGTGATATTTGCCTACCTCCCCATCACCTCACACATTCTGGGGTCTTTCGTCAATTCACAAGTGCAGAGTCACAGTGAG